A single Parabacteroides timonensis DNA region contains:
- a CDS encoding DMT family transporter produces MNSEKLKGHILILIANILFAINMPISKYLLPTHVQPESLTIMRMSSACLLFWIASLFVKREKVTMKDLGLLFVCALCGVGFNQGLFIIGLNRTSPVDASIIATAVPIFVMLLAAVILKEPITKMKAFGVLLGCCGGVSLILASTHNSGQASGLTGNLMITTSAIIYSIYLVLSKPLSLRYSAVTMMKWMFLFSTLVLLPFTYQHVLETPAFQREVFDMKEIGAISFVLIGATFIPYLLIPMSLKRIRPTTVSMYNYVQPIIASLITVMVGQDTFSFQKALSAVLVFVGVYLVTQSKSREDVEKGRIR; encoded by the coding sequence ATGAACTCAGAAAAATTAAAGGGTCACATACTGATCCTGATAGCCAATATACTATTTGCTATCAATATGCCTATATCTAAGTACTTGTTGCCGACACATGTTCAGCCCGAATCACTGACTATCATGCGAATGAGTTCCGCTTGCCTGCTGTTTTGGATAGCCTCTCTCTTTGTGAAACGGGAAAAGGTGACGATGAAAGACCTGGGTCTGCTTTTCGTTTGTGCCCTTTGCGGGGTCGGGTTCAATCAGGGATTGTTTATTATCGGGCTGAACCGCACATCTCCGGTGGATGCTTCCATAATCGCTACGGCCGTTCCCATCTTCGTTATGCTGCTAGCTGCCGTTATTTTGAAAGAACCGATTACGAAGATGAAAGCTTTCGGTGTATTATTAGGCTGTTGCGGTGGTGTTTCCTTAATATTGGCCTCCACGCATAACTCGGGACAGGCCAGCGGACTTACCGGAAACCTGATGATCACAACCAGCGCAATCATCTATTCGATCTACCTGGTCCTATCCAAACCGTTGAGTTTACGCTACTCGGCTGTGACGATGATGAAGTGGATGTTTCTTTTTTCCACGCTCGTATTGTTGCCCTTCACTTACCAGCATGTGCTTGAAACGCCCGCTTTTCAACGGGAAGTATTCGATATGAAAGAGATCGGGGCGATCAGCTTTGTCCTGATAGGCGCCACATTTATTCCTTACCTGTTGATACCAATGTCGTTGAAACGTATTCGTCCTACAACGGTGAGTATGTATAATTATGTACAACCGATCATCGCCTCACTAATAACCGTTATGGTGGGACAAGATACATTTTCCTTCCAAAAAGCATTGTCGGCCGTCCTCGTTTTCGTAGGGGTTTATCTGGTGACCCAGAGTAAGAGCCGGGAAGATGTGGAAAAAGGTAGAATTCGTTAA
- a CDS encoding DUF5916 domain-containing protein: MKHRLSFVTFFLSLCAFCHAQQDSIVPFKDAYKRIYNITKVTGTKPVMDGRLDEDFWMKQGEWSDRFVQIIPYERGIPDSPTRVKLFYDNKYIYVGVYCKDIRPDKMIPFIGNRDDNSMGDLISVAFDTYHDYRAAPEFNINLGGNKTDLVVTDKLNVNLSWNAVWEGKTHINLPDSSWTAELRIPFSQLRYNQLSEDGIWGLHVRRIIRRNNEVQNWSMIPLKNNGHVFSFGEMHGMTDLPKPRGIEFLPYVMGKYRNEPKIPGSPYQKGHSWGGNVGLDAKFALSDFTLDLTINPDYGQVELDPSVMNLTAYETFYDEKRPFFLEGKHILDFANGNDMMFYTRRIGAAPSYTPQGIDNINSFADSKENVPIIGALKLTGTNRRGVTIGVVQSVTARSSAKVTRSGVEDVEVVEPLTNYTVARVQKNWKGNSLLGGMITSVNRALDQPYLENFMVRNAFTAGIDFTQYFKNRLYYIDVKGMVSSLNGSKEAITLLQTNPVHYYQRASAAGYLGVDPDRRSLNGTGGYVKAGRKGNAKWAFSETFSWSSPGFDLNDMGYMKETDNRTNETEIAYRQTDIWKIFRYNAFTVTQKNQWNYGGTPFSNDLALRWQSMTMNRYEMDMKETFVWNRLDSRMLRGGPDMRFDPYFQTSVKVNTDKAQRMMFMLKYEGNHNLDGYNRFNTLMPSLTFRLGNHVYLSGQVDYAWNTDNMQYVGTLLPSDASTSPGDPSLIYLMGHMKQKTYGLTMKLQVNVTPDISIQFYGSPFTSTAKFSDFKEAADTRSHSYDNRFHLFTADEINYVDGVYGIKSGKGEASFRNPDFSFNEFRSNLVARWEYLPGSTLYFVWEHRMSNQDNRMVSSWGSNLDRMFGLPATNTFMLKMNYWFNL; this comes from the coding sequence ATGAAACACCGGCTATCCTTTGTTACCTTTTTCCTGTCACTCTGTGCCTTCTGTCATGCACAGCAGGACTCTATTGTTCCGTTCAAAGACGCCTACAAGCGCATCTATAATATAACGAAAGTGACAGGAACGAAGCCGGTGATGGACGGACGCCTGGACGAAGATTTCTGGATGAAGCAAGGGGAGTGGTCCGACCGCTTTGTTCAGATCATCCCTTACGAACGCGGTATACCGGATTCCCCGACCCGTGTCAAATTGTTCTACGATAATAAATACATCTACGTAGGCGTCTATTGTAAAGATATCCGCCCGGATAAGATGATTCCTTTTATCGGGAACCGGGACGATAATAGCATGGGCGACCTGATCAGCGTGGCCTTCGACACCTATCATGATTACCGGGCCGCCCCCGAATTCAACATCAACCTGGGAGGAAACAAGACCGACCTGGTCGTAACCGATAAATTGAATGTCAACCTCAGCTGGAATGCTGTCTGGGAAGGGAAGACACATATCAACCTGCCGGATTCGAGCTGGACGGCCGAGTTGCGCATCCCGTTCAGCCAGCTCCGCTATAACCAACTTTCAGAAGATGGAATCTGGGGGCTTCATGTCCGCCGTATCATCCGCCGGAACAATGAAGTGCAGAACTGGAGCATGATCCCTTTGAAGAACAACGGCCATGTCTTTTCCTTCGGTGAAATGCACGGAATGACCGATCTCCCCAAACCAAGAGGCATCGAGTTTCTCCCCTATGTGATGGGGAAATACCGCAACGAACCGAAGATACCCGGAAGTCCTTACCAGAAGGGGCATAGCTGGGGAGGGAATGTCGGCCTCGACGCCAAGTTCGCCCTTTCCGATTTTACGCTGGACCTGACGATCAACCCGGATTACGGGCAGGTAGAGCTCGACCCTTCGGTGATGAACCTGACCGCCTACGAAACCTTTTACGACGAGAAGCGTCCTTTCTTCCTGGAAGGAAAACACATCCTCGATTTTGCCAACGGCAACGATATGATGTTTTACACCCGCCGTATCGGAGCAGCCCCTTCATATACCCCGCAAGGGATAGACAATATAAACAGTTTTGCCGACAGCAAAGAGAACGTTCCCATTATCGGTGCCCTGAAACTGACGGGCACGAACCGGCGGGGGGTGACGATCGGAGTGGTGCAGAGCGTCACAGCCCGTTCGTCGGCCAAGGTGACTCGTAGCGGGGTGGAAGATGTCGAAGTAGTGGAACCCCTGACCAATTACACCGTGGCCCGTGTCCAGAAAAACTGGAAAGGAAACAGCCTGCTGGGAGGAATGATTACCTCTGTCAACCGGGCCTTGGATCAACCTTACCTGGAGAATTTCATGGTGCGCAACGCCTTTACCGCCGGTATCGATTTTACCCAGTATTTTAAGAACCGGCTTTATTATATCGATGTGAAAGGAATGGTCAGCTCGCTGAACGGTAGCAAGGAGGCGATTACTCTCCTGCAAACGAACCCGGTGCATTATTACCAGCGGGCATCGGCAGCCGGCTACTTGGGAGTCGATCCGGACCGCCGTTCCCTGAACGGGACGGGCGGATATGTGAAAGCCGGACGAAAGGGGAATGCCAAATGGGCTTTTTCGGAAACATTCAGTTGGTCGTCTCCCGGTTTCGATCTCAACGATATGGGATATATGAAGGAAACCGATAACCGGACGAATGAGACGGAGATTGCTTACCGACAGACCGATATCTGGAAAATATTCCGTTATAACGCTTTTACCGTTACCCAGAAAAATCAATGGAATTACGGCGGTACACCTTTCAGTAACGACCTGGCTCTCCGCTGGCAGAGTATGACGATGAACCGTTACGAAATGGATATGAAAGAAACCTTTGTCTGGAACCGTCTCGACAGCCGCATGCTTCGTGGAGGTCCCGATATGCGTTTCGATCCTTATTTCCAGACCTCCGTAAAAGTCAATACGGATAAGGCCCAGCGGATGATGTTCATGCTCAAATATGAAGGAAATCATAACCTCGACGGATATAACCGCTTCAATACGCTGATGCCGAGCCTTACCTTCCGCCTGGGAAACCACGTCTACTTATCCGGACAGGTGGATTATGCCTGGAATACGGACAACATGCAGTATGTCGGAACATTACTGCCTTCGGATGCATCCACCTCCCCGGGCGATCCTTCGCTGATCTACCTGATGGGGCATATGAAGCAGAAAACGTATGGATTGACTATGAAGTTGCAGGTAAATGTCACTCCTGATATTTCCATACAGTTCTATGGTTCTCCGTTTACGTCGACGGCAAAGTTCAGCGACTTCAAGGAGGCGGCCGATACTCGTTCACATAGCTACGACAATCGTTTCCACCTCTTTACTGCCGATGAGATTAATTATGTCGATGGTGTTTACGGGATAAAGAGCGGAAAAGGGGAGGCTTCGTTCAGGAACCCTGATTTCAGTTTTAATGAATTTCGTTCCAACCTCGTGGCACGGTGGGAGTATCTGCCGGGATCTACACTTTACTTTGTATGGGAACACCGTATGTCTAACCAGGACAACCGGATGGTAAGCAGCTGGGGAAGTAACCTCGACCGGATGTTCGGTCTTCCGGCTACCAATACTTTTATGCTGAAGATGAATTACTGGTTCAATTTGTAG
- a CDS encoding copper homeostasis protein CutC, translating into MKPTRIIEICANSAQSCVEAEAGGAKRVELCAGIPEGGTTPSYGEIKTAQALTSSIDINVIIRPRGGDFLYTPAEIDSMLLDIELCKQLKVHGVVFGCLTKEGDIDVPLMRRLMEAAKPLSVTCHRAFDVCRDPFAALEQLIELGCDRILTSGQQSDAVKGIPLIAELVKRADGRIIIMPGCGVRENNIARIEAETGAKEFHTSARSIVYSKMEYRNENVPMGSSIVSSEFETVETDRNKVAAYI; encoded by the coding sequence ATGAAACCGACCCGAATAATCGAGATATGTGCCAACTCGGCACAAAGCTGTGTGGAGGCTGAAGCCGGAGGAGCTAAACGTGTGGAACTTTGTGCCGGCATACCGGAAGGGGGTACCACCCCGAGTTATGGCGAGATCAAAACGGCCCAGGCTCTCACTTCGTCGATCGATATAAACGTAATCATCCGTCCGCGTGGTGGCGACTTCCTGTACACTCCGGCAGAAATAGACTCCATGTTGCTCGATATCGAATTATGTAAACAACTGAAGGTACACGGTGTCGTGTTTGGATGCCTGACAAAAGAGGGCGATATCGACGTCCCCCTCATGCGTCGCCTGATGGAGGCGGCCAAGCCATTATCCGTCACTTGCCACCGGGCTTTTGATGTCTGCCGTGATCCGTTTGCTGCTTTGGAACAACTGATCGAGTTGGGTTGCGACCGTATCCTTACTTCCGGCCAGCAATCGGACGCCGTGAAAGGTATCCCCCTCATTGCCGAACTGGTGAAACGTGCCGATGGACGTATCATTATCATGCCGGGATGCGGTGTGCGCGAAAATAATATCGCCCGGATCGAAGCCGAAACCGGAGCGAAGGAGTTCCATACCTCTGCCCGTAGTATCGTGTACAGCAAGATGGAGTATCGGAACGAAAATGTCCCGATGGGCAGCAGTATCGTTTCTTCTGAGTTTGAAACAGTGGAAACCGACCGGAATAAAGTCGCCGCTTACATCTGA
- a CDS encoding HlyD family secretion protein codes for MDTVSPSKKTSGNSMVWLIVILIVAVGIAFLWWWNYRKYISTDDANLDSFRVSVAAQVMAPMLKQYAWEGDTVKAGTILAELDSSMVVAQLQEAVARREEMVANLKLDKENLNTAIKNLSLAEIDYHQAEVNYRRDKKLYGSDAVSQETFQNTEDTYKSAAIKVDVAKDQIKISQARIATGEAAIVSANAAIESTRVSLGYYRITAPVDGVIAKRWSLPGDIIQPGQTLFTINEGKNLWVAVYLEETKFDHIRMGQPAIFTLDAFPDLTFSGKIFYIGTNTASEFSLIPPNNASGNYTKVAQRIPLKISIDKAVGKKDKVEKPKLVSGMSATVKIEKEKSK; via the coding sequence ATGGATACAGTAAGTCCCTCTAAAAAAACATCGGGCAATAGTATGGTATGGCTTATCGTCATACTGATTGTTGCTGTTGGCATTGCTTTCCTTTGGTGGTGGAACTACCGCAAATATATCTCGACCGACGATGCAAACCTCGACAGTTTCCGGGTTAGCGTTGCGGCGCAAGTTATGGCTCCGATGCTTAAACAATATGCCTGGGAAGGCGATACGGTGAAAGCCGGTACGATCCTGGCCGAACTGGATAGCAGCATGGTTGTTGCCCAATTGCAGGAAGCCGTTGCACGCCGGGAGGAAATGGTTGCCAACCTGAAACTGGATAAAGAGAATCTCAACACGGCGATCAAGAACCTGAGCCTGGCAGAGATCGACTATCATCAGGCTGAAGTAAACTACCGCCGCGACAAAAAGTTATACGGAAGTGATGCTGTTTCGCAAGAGACATTCCAGAATACGGAAGATACCTATAAAAGTGCCGCCATAAAAGTGGATGTTGCCAAAGATCAGATCAAGATATCGCAGGCACGGATCGCCACCGGAGAAGCAGCTATCGTTTCGGCAAATGCCGCTATCGAGTCCACCCGCGTATCCCTGGGATATTACCGGATCACGGCTCCGGTCGACGGGGTGATAGCGAAACGCTGGTCGCTGCCCGGCGATATCATCCAACCGGGACAAACGCTTTTCACCATCAACGAAGGTAAAAACCTGTGGGTTGCCGTCTATCTCGAAGAGACTAAATTCGACCACATCAGGATGGGACAACCGGCAATCTTCACGCTCGATGCCTTCCCCGACCTGACCTTCTCCGGAAAGATCTTCTATATAGGTACGAATACGGCCTCGGAGTTTTCGCTTATCCCTCCCAACAATGCTTCGGGCAATTATACGAAAGTGGCACAACGTATCCCTCTGAAAATATCCATCGACAAAGCCGTAGGGAAAAAAGACAAAGTAGAAAAGCCGAAACTTGTCTCCGGAATGTCAGCAACCGTTAAGATTGAAAAGGAAAAGTCAAAGTGA
- the bla gene encoding subclass B1 metallo-beta-lactamase, long type, translating to MNTYGLYLKIFLLGCMLTFLPDCYADTIRVNEKLHLIELNKHVYIHTENGNNGIVYVNDKKAVIISTPENDEETNNLINYIRKDLKAQIIGCIVDRWHPDAMGGLKTIKKAGILSYAYEGTRTIAQNRNLPIPEKGFNPRMELTVGKGKLICHYLGEAHTSDGIVVWIPNEKILFGGNEVRSKGWYGNIEDANLREWSNTIKRVKELYGSAEIVVPGHGEYSNAELLDYTINLYEPSLWGRILKWNNEQVKPIFNNCGSLFEIAESDFTDNNDRHLNNATVYVLQEKKNRYLKIQSPGIRHDNTESKIISSKSGRLQIYDIETNILTEDLYFKDLTIILENDYVDALIILKEAIR from the coding sequence ATGAATACATACGGCTTATATCTAAAAATATTTTTACTGGGATGTATGTTGACCTTTTTACCCGATTGTTATGCAGACACAATTAGAGTAAACGAGAAATTACATCTGATAGAATTAAACAAACACGTATATATACATACCGAGAATGGTAATAATGGCATTGTGTATGTAAACGACAAAAAGGCCGTAATTATCTCTACTCCTGAAAATGATGAAGAAACGAATAACCTAATAAACTATATCCGTAAAGATTTAAAAGCACAGATTATTGGTTGTATTGTCGACCGTTGGCATCCAGACGCTATGGGCGGATTAAAGACAATTAAAAAAGCGGGTATTCTTTCATATGCATACGAAGGAACCAGAACAATAGCACAAAATAGAAATTTACCGATTCCTGAAAAGGGATTTAACCCCAGAATGGAACTGACAGTAGGAAAAGGTAAACTAATTTGTCATTATCTGGGAGAAGCACACACAAGCGATGGTATTGTCGTATGGATACCGAACGAGAAAATTCTTTTTGGAGGTAATGAAGTACGAAGCAAAGGATGGTATGGAAACATAGAAGATGCCAACCTGCGAGAATGGTCTAATACCATCAAACGGGTAAAAGAATTATATGGAAGTGCCGAAATTGTCGTCCCGGGACATGGAGAATACAGCAATGCTGAATTACTGGATTACACCATTAATCTATACGAGCCTTCTTTATGGGGACGAATTTTAAAATGGAATAATGAACAAGTGAAACCAATATTCAATAATTGTGGTTCTCTATTTGAAATAGCAGAAAGCGATTTTACCGATAATAATGATAGACACTTGAATAATGCCACTGTATATGTACTTCAAGAGAAAAAGAATAGATACCTGAAAATACAATCTCCCGGGATCAGACATGATAACACTGAAAGTAAGATCATATCTTCAAAAAGTGGTCGATTGCAAATATATGATATAGAAACAAATATATTGACAGAAGATTTATATTTTAAAGATTTGACTATCATATTAGAAAATGACTATGTCGATGCATTAATCATATTGAAAGAAGCTATACGTTAA
- the uvrB gene encoding excinuclease ABC subunit UvrB, translating to MNFELSSPFSPTGDQPEAIAALTEGIESGVPFQTLLGVTGSGKTFTIANVIKEVQRPTLILSHNKTLAAQLYSEFKAFFPNNAVEYFVSYYDYYQPEAYLPSSDTYIEKDLQINEEIDKLRLRTTASLLSGRKDVIVVSSVSCLYGMADPTAFAEKVTHLEKGMQIDRDKLLRRFVDALYVNNKLEFNSGCFRVNGDTVDIFPAIETFDGVAYRIEFWGDEIDRLSSFDPKTGQEIDEQDELNIYPTNLFVTTQERINAAIGQIDVDLGTQVNFLKEIGKHYEAKRLYERVTFDLEMIRELGHCSGIENYSRYFDGRMAGDRPYCLLDYFPKDFMLVVDESHVTIPQIRAMYGGDYSRKKNLVEYGFRLPAAMDNRPLMFDEFESLTPLAIYVSATPADYELEKSEGIVVDQVIRPTGLLDPVIEVRPTLNQIDDLMEEIIQRSAIDERVLVTTLTKRMAEELTSYLTRMGIRCNYIHSDVDTLDRIQIMDDLRKGLFDVLIGVNLLREGLDLPEVSLVAILDADKEGFLRSHRSLTQTAGRAARNVNGKVIFYADKITASMKLTMDETTRRREKQLAYNELHGITPKQVVKNSISLLGEKQQATAEPYAYIEPEPSLVADPVVQYMNRSQLEKAIERTKKQMTEAAKKLDFIEAAQFRDELIKLEDQLKTKV from the coding sequence ATGAATTTTGAATTATCTTCACCATTCAGTCCTACGGGAGATCAGCCGGAAGCAATAGCGGCTCTTACGGAGGGCATAGAGAGTGGTGTGCCTTTCCAGACACTGCTCGGTGTTACTGGTTCCGGGAAAACCTTTACTATTGCCAACGTTATTAAAGAGGTGCAACGGCCTACGCTGATATTGAGTCATAACAAGACGCTGGCAGCCCAGCTGTATAGCGAATTTAAGGCCTTCTTTCCTAATAATGCCGTAGAATATTTTGTCTCATACTACGATTATTATCAGCCGGAAGCCTATTTGCCTTCTTCCGATACCTATATCGAGAAAGACTTGCAGATCAACGAGGAAATCGATAAACTCCGCCTGCGTACGACCGCTTCTCTGTTGTCGGGCAGGAAGGATGTGATCGTAGTTTCTTCCGTCTCCTGCCTCTATGGTATGGCAGACCCGACGGCTTTTGCCGAAAAGGTGACTCATCTGGAGAAAGGGATGCAGATCGACCGCGATAAGTTATTGCGGCGTTTTGTCGATGCGTTGTATGTGAACAACAAACTGGAGTTTAATAGCGGCTGTTTCCGTGTGAACGGTGATACGGTCGATATCTTCCCCGCCATCGAAACATTCGACGGTGTGGCTTACCGCATAGAATTTTGGGGAGACGAGATCGACCGCCTGTCCTCTTTCGATCCGAAGACAGGGCAGGAAATAGACGAGCAGGATGAACTGAATATCTATCCGACCAACCTGTTCGTCACCACCCAGGAGCGTATCAACGCAGCTATCGGCCAGATAGATGTCGACCTTGGTACGCAGGTGAACTTCCTGAAAGAGATAGGCAAACATTATGAAGCGAAACGTTTGTACGAACGTGTCACTTTCGACCTCGAGATGATCCGCGAGTTGGGGCATTGTTCGGGGATAGAGAATTATTCCCGTTATTTTGACGGGCGTATGGCCGGAGATCGTCCTTACTGCCTGCTCGACTATTTTCCGAAAGACTTTATGCTGGTTGTCGATGAAAGTCATGTGACGATCCCGCAGATCCGTGCGATGTACGGAGGCGACTATTCACGTAAGAAGAACCTGGTGGAGTATGGTTTCCGTCTGCCCGCTGCTATGGATAATCGTCCGCTAATGTTCGATGAGTTTGAATCGCTTACCCCATTGGCCATTTACGTCAGTGCAACTCCTGCCGATTACGAGTTGGAGAAGAGCGAAGGTATCGTGGTGGATCAGGTGATCCGTCCGACCGGACTTCTTGACCCGGTGATCGAAGTGCGCCCGACTTTGAACCAGATCGACGATTTGATGGAAGAGATCATCCAGCGTTCGGCTATCGATGAACGTGTGTTGGTGACAACCCTTACCAAGCGGATGGCGGAAGAGCTGACCTCTTATCTGACCCGTATGGGAATACGCTGTAACTATATCCATAGCGATGTCGATACGTTGGACCGTATCCAGATCATGGATGATCTGAGGAAAGGCCTTTTTGATGTCCTGATCGGGGTCAACCTGTTGCGTGAGGGGCTCGACTTGCCGGAAGTATCTTTGGTTGCTATCCTGGATGCCGATAAAGAAGGCTTCCTCCGTTCCCACCGTTCTCTGACGCAGACAGCCGGGCGTGCAGCCCGTAACGTGAACGGAAAGGTCATCTTCTATGCCGATAAGATAACAGCGAGTATGAAACTGACAATGGACGAAACGACCCGTCGCCGCGAAAAACAGTTGGCATACAATGAACTGCATGGCATTACTCCTAAGCAGGTAGTAAAAAATAGTATCTCCCTCCTGGGTGAGAAACAGCAGGCTACCGCGGAACCGTATGCTTATATCGAACCGGAACCAAGCTTGGTTGCCGATCCGGTTGTCCAGTATATGAACCGTTCGCAGCTTGAAAAGGCCATCGAACGAACCAAGAAGCAAATGACCGAAGCAGCCAAGAAGCTCGACTTTATCGAGGCAGCACAGTTTAGGGATGAGCTGATAAAACTGGAAGATCAGTTGAAAACTAAAGTATAG
- a CDS encoding PspC domain-containing protein — translation MEEEPKRLTRSNNGMIAGVCAGIADYFDLDPTLVRVGYILLSLFTMFSGVIAYFILWLVIPKKTFY, via the coding sequence ATGGAAGAAGAACCTAAAAGACTTACCCGTTCGAATAACGGAATGATTGCCGGTGTATGTGCCGGCATAGCGGATTACTTTGATTTAGATCCGACGCTGGTCCGTGTGGGATACATCCTGTTGAGTCTATTTACAATGTTTTCCGGAGTGATAGCCTATTTTATCCTTTGGTTGGTTATACCTAAAAAGACTTTTTATTAA
- a CDS encoding carboxylesterase family protein codes for MNKLFLSILVFLFVFNIKADGQTQQKPKADYPYLLYLPKDYPTNKKDYPLVIYLGGGAQNGNDLNKLKAYGIPYYIEQGHEYDFIIASPQCPQNKYWTTENWFDSLYAELISKCRIDTTRIYVTGISNGGFGTWQVAMDYPDRFAAIVPLCGGVNDSDTAKISNLKQLPIWTFHGTADDMIPINETERVVSKLETYGHIQFTRLPGEGHGIQYLYKDNKIFDWLLQHQKKE; via the coding sequence ATGAACAAACTATTCCTTTCCATCCTGGTTTTCCTTTTCGTTTTCAATATAAAAGCGGATGGTCAAACGCAGCAAAAGCCCAAAGCGGATTACCCGTACCTGCTCTATCTTCCGAAAGATTACCCAACGAATAAGAAGGATTACCCGTTGGTTATCTACCTGGGCGGCGGTGCACAGAACGGGAACGACCTGAATAAACTGAAAGCCTATGGAATCCCTTATTATATAGAACAAGGGCATGAATACGATTTCATCATAGCCTCCCCACAGTGCCCACAAAACAAATACTGGACAACCGAGAATTGGTTCGATTCATTGTATGCCGAATTAATTTCCAAATGCCGGATCGACACGACCCGGATTTATGTGACCGGTATCAGTAACGGTGGTTTCGGAACCTGGCAGGTAGCGATGGACTATCCCGACAGATTTGCTGCGATTGTCCCCCTATGCGGTGGTGTAAACGATAGCGATACTGCCAAAATCAGCAACCTGAAACAACTTCCCATCTGGACATTCCACGGGACAGCAGATGATATGATCCCGATAAATGAAACAGAAAGGGTTGTAAGCAAACTCGAAACGTATGGCCATATCCAGTTCACCCGCTTACCCGGTGAAGGACATGGTATCCAATACCTTTATAAAGATAATAAGATCTTTGACTGGCTGTTACAGCATCAGAAGAAAGAGTAG